From Pseudomonas poae, the proteins below share one genomic window:
- the fdhA gene encoding formaldehyde dehydrogenase, glutathione-independent, with protein sequence MSGNRGVVYLGNGKVEVQKIDYPKMQDPRGRKIEHGVILRVVSTNICGSDQHMVRGRTTAQTGLVLGHEITGEVIEKGSDVENLKIGDLVSVPFNVACGRCRSCKEQHTGVCLTVNPARAGGAYGYVDMGDWTGGQAEYVLVPYADFNLLKLPDRDKAMEKIRDLTCLSDILPTGYHGAVTAGVGPGSTVYIAGAGPVGLAAAASARLLGAAVVIIGDVNPVRLAHAKAQGFEIADLSKDTPLHEQIAALLGEPEVDCAVDAVGFEARGHGHEGAKAEAPATVLNSLMGVVRVAGKIGIPGLYVTEDPGAVDAAAKMGSLSIRFGLGWAKSHSFHTGQTPVMKYNRQLMQAIMWDRINIAEIVGVQVISLDDAPRGYGEFDAGVPKKFVIDPHKLFSAA encoded by the coding sequence ATGTCTGGTAATCGTGGTGTCGTGTATCTCGGCAACGGCAAGGTCGAAGTACAGAAAATCGACTATCCCAAAATGCAGGACCCCCGTGGCAGGAAGATTGAGCACGGCGTCATCCTGCGCGTGGTCTCCACCAACATCTGCGGCTCCGACCAACACATGGTGCGCGGCCGCACTACTGCCCAGACCGGCCTGGTGCTGGGGCATGAAATCACCGGCGAAGTCATCGAGAAGGGCAGCGACGTCGAAAACCTGAAAATCGGCGATCTGGTCTCGGTGCCGTTCAACGTGGCGTGCGGCCGCTGCCGCTCCTGCAAAGAGCAACACACCGGCGTGTGCCTCACCGTCAACCCGGCCCGTGCCGGTGGCGCCTACGGCTACGTCGACATGGGCGACTGGACTGGCGGCCAGGCCGAGTACGTGCTGGTGCCGTACGCCGACTTCAACCTGCTGAAACTGCCGGACCGCGACAAGGCCATGGAGAAAATCCGCGACCTGACCTGCCTCTCCGACATCCTCCCCACCGGCTATCACGGTGCCGTTACCGCCGGCGTCGGCCCAGGCAGCACCGTGTACATCGCGGGTGCCGGCCCGGTCGGTCTGGCCGCTGCGGCTTCCGCACGCCTGCTCGGCGCGGCGGTGGTGATCATCGGCGACGTCAACCCAGTGCGACTGGCCCACGCCAAGGCCCAGGGTTTTGAAATTGCCGACCTGTCCAAGGACACCCCATTGCACGAACAGATCGCCGCGTTACTCGGCGAGCCGGAAGTCGACTGCGCCGTCGACGCCGTAGGCTTTGAAGCCCGTGGTCACGGCCATGAAGGCGCCAAGGCGGAGGCCCCGGCCACCGTCCTCAACTCGCTGATGGGCGTGGTGCGCGTGGCGGGCAAGATCGGCATCCCCGGCCTGTACGTGACCGAAGACCCGGGCGCGGTCGACGCGGCGGCGAAAATGGGCAGCCTGAGCATTCGCTTTGGTTTGGGCTGGGCGAAATCCCACAGCTTCCACACCGGGCAAACCCCGGTGATGAAGTACAACCGCCAACTGATGCAGGCGATCATGTGGGACCGCATCAACATCGCTGAAATTGTCGGCGTGCAGGTGATCAGCCTGGATGATGCGCCACGTGGTTATGGCGAGTTTGATGCGGGTGTACCGAAGAAGTTTGTGATTGATCCGCATAAGTTGTTCAGCGCGGCCTGA